From a region of the Corvus cornix cornix isolate S_Up_H32 chromosome 2, ASM73873v5, whole genome shotgun sequence genome:
- the GPLD1 gene encoding phosphatidylinositol-glycan-specific phospholipase D isoform X3, with protein MVGLKIWSVLLVILYRFCQRCVPCGISTHVEIGMFHDVSEDTHWSPFLKASIDYIRRNYPQPWEEATEKLVAFLFGIASHVVADVSWHSLGIDQGFLKAMGEIDFHGSYSEAHSVGDFGGDVVSQFELDFSYLASSWYVPVKDLAAIYKEFYGKEIITESTIAECTYLLFFELHGERLLVGKLFPTFASKSTFLVEKFHEYFLGGVDDMAFWTNNIFELTSHMLENGASSCYLPENPLFINCTKEHKDNHVRNKQSKHEHHKNTTSLLTETLEKNINYTERGVQFNIQPWATKSLRLINHAFKTNVWRALGATHQKSSKHISKPAASYFLTSPYARLGWALISADLNQDGYEDLVAGAPGYSTMGHVQIGRVYVVYSNQSGLPPEDMDLDGKADQVLQGHQPSGRFGSALAVLDFNEDGVPDLAVGAPSVGSQFLTYKGAVYVYFGTEGRGLAPEPNVTITCQYSYCNLGWSLLAADVDGNGKADLVVGSPYAPGGGKQRGFVVAFYSHINRSDQGLLSVQDANWMMEGEENYAWFGFSLASCHLENITLLLIGSPTWKTCSSCKTLLSDVRQSVGKVYGYNPPSTERWFEITGDKEMGRMGLSLASGVMSVAGNTRKVLVVGAPTADSLSRILFMSSVLHQAGLALVYDLSNSTKPSLLSTFSGDRRFSRFGGDIYLSDLDNDGLDEMIVASPLRTNGVTSILAGAAAGRVYIYNGRQASSGNVTGHCTSWTSPCPEDWAQYVLISPEELSRFGSSITTVKSERKKEVVVAAERSSAKARLGGRLFVYSL; from the exons ATGGTTGGTCTGAAGATTTGGTCTGTCTTACTGGTTATACTCTACCGTTTCTGTCAAAGATGTGTCCCATGTGGAATTTCAACACATGTTGAAATAG GAATGTTCCATGATGTATCTGAAGACACTCACTGGTCACCATTTCTCAAAGCAAGTATTGACTACATCAGAAGGAATTATCCTCAGCCTTGGGAAGAG GCTACAGAGAAGCTGGTGGCTTTCCTGTTTGGAATTGCTTCACATGTGGTGGCAGATGTTAGCTGGCATAGCCTGGGCATTGACCAAGGATTTCTAAAGGCCATGGGAGAA atTGATTTTCATGGTTCATACTCAGAAGCTCACAGTGTTGGAGATTTTG GAGGAGATGTAGTGAGTCAGTTTGAGCTGGACTTCAGTTATCTGGCATCGAGTTG gtatgTACCTGTCAAAGACCTAGCAGCTATCTATAAGGAATTTTATGGAAAAGAGATCATAACTGAAAGCACAATTGCTGAATGTACTTATCTGCTGTTTTTTGAACT gcatgGAGAAAGGCTTCTTGTTGGCAAG CTTTTCCCAACATTTGCTAGTAAATCTACATTTCTGGTGGAGAAGTTCCATGAATATTTCCTTGGAGGAGTGGATGACATGGCATTCTGGACCAACAACATTTTTGAGCTGACGAGCCATATGCTAGAGAATGGAGCCAG TAGCTGCTACCTGCCTGAGAACCCACTGTTCATAAACTGCACAAAGGAGCACAAGGACAACCACGT CAGaaacaaacaatcaaaacaTGAACATCACAAGAATACAACTTCTTTGCTTACAGAAACACTTGAGAAGAATATAAACTATACAGAGAGAGGAGTTCAATTCAACATACAGCCTTGGGCAACA aaatccCTCCGCTTGATAAACCATGCTTTTAAAACCAATGTGTGGAGAGCATTAGGAGCTACACATCAGAAATCTTCTAAGCACATCTCCAAGCCAGCAGCTTCATATTTTCTGACTTCACCCTATGCTAGGCTTGGATG GGCACTGATCTCAGCTGACCTAAACCAGGATGGATATGAAGATCTGGTGGCTGGAGCACCAGGGTACAGCACCATGGGCCATGTTCAGATAGGAAGGGTGTATGTGGTCTACAGCAACCAGTCAGGTTTGCCACCAGAGGACATGGATCTGGATGGGAAAGCTGACCAAGTACTACAGGGTCATCAG CCTTCAGGAAGATTTGGTTCTGCCTTGGCAGTCCTGGACTTCAATGAGGATGGAGTGCCAGATCTGGCAGTTGGAGCACCTTCTGTGGGATCTCAGTTTCTTACTTACAAA GGTGCTGTATATGTCTACTTTGGAACTGAGGGAAGAGGCTTGGCACCCGAGCCAAACGTTACCATAACTTGTCAG TATTCCTACTGTAATCTTGGTTGGTCCCTCCTGGCAGCTGATGTTGATGGGAATGGAAAAGCTGATCTGGTTGTGGGCTCTCCATATGCACCAGGtggtgggaagcagagaggaTTTGTGGTTGCATTTTACTCTCATATCAACAGGAGTGACCAAG GACTCCTGTCAGTACAGGATGCCAACTGGATGatggagggggaagaaaactATGCTTGGTTTGGATTTTCACTTGCCAGCTGCCACCTGGAGAACATAACATTATTGCTGATTGGTAGCCCTACATGGAAGACTTGTTCTAG CTGCAAGACCCTCTTGTCGGATGTCAGACAGAGTGTTGGGAAGGTGTACGGGTATAACCCACCAAGTACAGAGCGCTGGTTTGAGATAACTGGAGACAAG GAGATGGGCAGAATGGGTTTGTCTCTGGCCAGTGGTGTGATGTCTGTGGCCGGGAACACAAGAAAAGTTTTGGTGGTGGGTGCACCTACTGCAG acagCCTGTCTAGGATTTTATTTATGTCCTCAGTGCTGCATCAAGCTGGACTGGCTCTGGTATATGACCTGTCAAACAGCACCAAGCCTTCTTTGCTCAGCACATTCAGTGGGGACAGAAGGTTTTCTCGTTTCGGAGGAGACATTTACTTAAGTGATCTGGATAATGATGGGCTAG ATGAAATGATTGTGGCATCCCCACTGCGAACTAACGGTGTCACCTCAATCCTGGCTGGTGCGGCAGCTGGCCGCGTTTATATTTACAACGGCAGACAGGCATCCTCGGGGAATGTCACAGGCCACTGCACATCATGGACATCTCCCTGTCCTGAGGACTGG gcaCAGTATGTTCTGATTTCTCCTGAG GAACTATCAAGATTTGGGAGTTCCATTACCACTGTGAAATCTGAAAGAAAG AAAGAAGTTGTAGTGGCAGCAGAGAGAAGTTCTGCAAAAGCTCGGCTTGGTGGAAGGCTTTTTGTCTACTCACTCTAA
- the GPLD1 gene encoding phosphatidylinositol-glycan-specific phospholipase D isoform X9 has protein sequence MVGLKIWSVLLVILYRFCQRCVPCGISTHVEIAHRALEFFTKHEGSVNYRQLLLNHQDAFQAGSIYPDAFYPPICKRGMFHDVSEDTHWSPFLKASIDYIRRNYPQPWEEATEKLVAFLFGIASHVVADVSWHSLGIDQGFLKAMGEIDFHGSYSEAHSVGDFGGDVVSQFELDFSYLASSWYVPVKDLAAIYKEFYGKEIITESTIAECTYLLFFELHGERLLVGKLFPTFASKSTFLVEKFHEYFLGGVDDMAFWTNNIFELTSHMLENGASSCYLPENPLFINCTKEHKDNHVRNKQSKHEHHKNTTSLLTETLEKNINYTERGVQFNIQPWATKSLRLINHAFKTNVWRALGATHQKSSKHISKPAASYFLTSPYARLGWALISADLNQDGYEDLVAGAPGYSTMGHVQIGRVYVVYSNQSGLPPEDMDLDGKADQVLQGHQPSGRFGSALAVLDFNEDGVPDLAVGAPSVGSQFLTYKGAVYVYFGTEGRGLAPEPNVTITCQYSYCNLGWSLLAADVDGNGKADLVVGSPYAPGGGKQRGFVVAFYSHINRSDQGLLSVQDANWMMEGEENYAWFGFSLASCHLENITLLLIGSPTWKTCSSCKTLLSDVRQSVGKVYGYNPPSTERWFEITGDKTACLGFYLCPQCCIKLDWLWYMTCQTAPSLLCSAHSVGTEGFLVSEETFT, from the exons ATGGTTGGTCTGAAGATTTGGTCTGTCTTACTGGTTATACTCTACCGTTTCTGTCAAAGATGTGTCCCATGTGGAATTTCAACACATGTTGAAATAG CACATAGAGCTCTGGAATTTTTCACTAAGCATGAAGGGAGTGTTAATTACAGACAG TTATTGCTAAACCACCAAGATGCTTTTCAGGCTGGGAGCATTTATCCTGATGCCTTTTATCCTCCAATCTGCAAACGTG GAATGTTCCATGATGTATCTGAAGACACTCACTGGTCACCATTTCTCAAAGCAAGTATTGACTACATCAGAAGGAATTATCCTCAGCCTTGGGAAGAG GCTACAGAGAAGCTGGTGGCTTTCCTGTTTGGAATTGCTTCACATGTGGTGGCAGATGTTAGCTGGCATAGCCTGGGCATTGACCAAGGATTTCTAAAGGCCATGGGAGAA atTGATTTTCATGGTTCATACTCAGAAGCTCACAGTGTTGGAGATTTTG GAGGAGATGTAGTGAGTCAGTTTGAGCTGGACTTCAGTTATCTGGCATCGAGTTG gtatgTACCTGTCAAAGACCTAGCAGCTATCTATAAGGAATTTTATGGAAAAGAGATCATAACTGAAAGCACAATTGCTGAATGTACTTATCTGCTGTTTTTTGAACT gcatgGAGAAAGGCTTCTTGTTGGCAAG CTTTTCCCAACATTTGCTAGTAAATCTACATTTCTGGTGGAGAAGTTCCATGAATATTTCCTTGGAGGAGTGGATGACATGGCATTCTGGACCAACAACATTTTTGAGCTGACGAGCCATATGCTAGAGAATGGAGCCAG TAGCTGCTACCTGCCTGAGAACCCACTGTTCATAAACTGCACAAAGGAGCACAAGGACAACCACGT CAGaaacaaacaatcaaaacaTGAACATCACAAGAATACAACTTCTTTGCTTACAGAAACACTTGAGAAGAATATAAACTATACAGAGAGAGGAGTTCAATTCAACATACAGCCTTGGGCAACA aaatccCTCCGCTTGATAAACCATGCTTTTAAAACCAATGTGTGGAGAGCATTAGGAGCTACACATCAGAAATCTTCTAAGCACATCTCCAAGCCAGCAGCTTCATATTTTCTGACTTCACCCTATGCTAGGCTTGGATG GGCACTGATCTCAGCTGACCTAAACCAGGATGGATATGAAGATCTGGTGGCTGGAGCACCAGGGTACAGCACCATGGGCCATGTTCAGATAGGAAGGGTGTATGTGGTCTACAGCAACCAGTCAGGTTTGCCACCAGAGGACATGGATCTGGATGGGAAAGCTGACCAAGTACTACAGGGTCATCAG CCTTCAGGAAGATTTGGTTCTGCCTTGGCAGTCCTGGACTTCAATGAGGATGGAGTGCCAGATCTGGCAGTTGGAGCACCTTCTGTGGGATCTCAGTTTCTTACTTACAAA GGTGCTGTATATGTCTACTTTGGAACTGAGGGAAGAGGCTTGGCACCCGAGCCAAACGTTACCATAACTTGTCAG TATTCCTACTGTAATCTTGGTTGGTCCCTCCTGGCAGCTGATGTTGATGGGAATGGAAAAGCTGATCTGGTTGTGGGCTCTCCATATGCACCAGGtggtgggaagcagagaggaTTTGTGGTTGCATTTTACTCTCATATCAACAGGAGTGACCAAG GACTCCTGTCAGTACAGGATGCCAACTGGATGatggagggggaagaaaactATGCTTGGTTTGGATTTTCACTTGCCAGCTGCCACCTGGAGAACATAACATTATTGCTGATTGGTAGCCCTACATGGAAGACTTGTTCTAG CTGCAAGACCCTCTTGTCGGATGTCAGACAGAGTGTTGGGAAGGTGTACGGGTATAACCCACCAAGTACAGAGCGCTGGTTTGAGATAACTGGAGACAAG acagCCTGTCTAGGATTTTATTTATGTCCTCAGTGCTGCATCAAGCTGGACTGGCTCTGGTATATGACCTGTCAAACAGCACCAAGCCTTCTTTGCTCAGCACATTCAGTGGGGACAGAAGGTTTTCTCGTTTCGGAGGAGACATTTACTTAA
- the GPLD1 gene encoding phosphatidylinositol-glycan-specific phospholipase D isoform X8: MLFRLGAFILMPFILQSANVECSMMYLKTLTGHHFSKQVLTTSEGIILSLGKRYVPVKDLAAIYKEFYGKEIITESTIAECTYLLFFELHGERLLVGKLFPTFASKSTFLVEKFHEYFLGGVDDMAFWTNNIFELTSHMLENGASSCYLPENPLFINCTKEHKDNHVRNKQSKHEHHKNTTSLLTETLEKNINYTERGVQFNIQPWATKSLRLINHAFKTNVWRALGATHQKSSKHISKPAASYFLTSPYARLGWALISADLNQDGYEDLVAGAPGYSTMGHVQIGRVYVVYSNQSGLPPEDMDLDGKADQVLQGHQPSGRFGSALAVLDFNEDGVPDLAVGAPSVGSQFLTYKGAVYVYFGTEGRGLAPEPNVTITCQYSYCNLGWSLLAADVDGNGKADLVVGSPYAPGGGKQRGFVVAFYSHINRSDQGLLSVQDANWMMEGEENYAWFGFSLASCHLENITLLLIGSPTWKTCSSCKTLLSDVRQSVGKVYGYNPPSTERWFEITGDKEMGRMGLSLASGVMSVAGNTRKVLVVGAPTADSLSRILFMSSVLHQAGLALVYDLSNSTKPSLLSTFSGDRRFSRFGGDIYLSDLDNDGLDEMIVASPLRTNGVTSILAGAAAGRVYIYNGRQASSGNVTGHCTSWTSPCPEDWAQYVLISPEELSRFGSSITTVKSERKKEVVVAAERSSAKARLGGRLFVYSL; this comes from the exons ATGCTTTTCAGGCTGGGAGCATTTATCCTGATGCCTTTTATCCTCCAATCTGCAAACGTG GAATGTTCCATGATGTATCTGAAGACACTCACTGGTCACCATTTCTCAAAGCAAGTATTGACTACATCAGAAGGAATTATCCTCAGCCTTGGGAAGAG gtatgTACCTGTCAAAGACCTAGCAGCTATCTATAAGGAATTTTATGGAAAAGAGATCATAACTGAAAGCACAATTGCTGAATGTACTTATCTGCTGTTTTTTGAACT gcatgGAGAAAGGCTTCTTGTTGGCAAG CTTTTCCCAACATTTGCTAGTAAATCTACATTTCTGGTGGAGAAGTTCCATGAATATTTCCTTGGAGGAGTGGATGACATGGCATTCTGGACCAACAACATTTTTGAGCTGACGAGCCATATGCTAGAGAATGGAGCCAG TAGCTGCTACCTGCCTGAGAACCCACTGTTCATAAACTGCACAAAGGAGCACAAGGACAACCACGT CAGaaacaaacaatcaaaacaTGAACATCACAAGAATACAACTTCTTTGCTTACAGAAACACTTGAGAAGAATATAAACTATACAGAGAGAGGAGTTCAATTCAACATACAGCCTTGGGCAACA aaatccCTCCGCTTGATAAACCATGCTTTTAAAACCAATGTGTGGAGAGCATTAGGAGCTACACATCAGAAATCTTCTAAGCACATCTCCAAGCCAGCAGCTTCATATTTTCTGACTTCACCCTATGCTAGGCTTGGATG GGCACTGATCTCAGCTGACCTAAACCAGGATGGATATGAAGATCTGGTGGCTGGAGCACCAGGGTACAGCACCATGGGCCATGTTCAGATAGGAAGGGTGTATGTGGTCTACAGCAACCAGTCAGGTTTGCCACCAGAGGACATGGATCTGGATGGGAAAGCTGACCAAGTACTACAGGGTCATCAG CCTTCAGGAAGATTTGGTTCTGCCTTGGCAGTCCTGGACTTCAATGAGGATGGAGTGCCAGATCTGGCAGTTGGAGCACCTTCTGTGGGATCTCAGTTTCTTACTTACAAA GGTGCTGTATATGTCTACTTTGGAACTGAGGGAAGAGGCTTGGCACCCGAGCCAAACGTTACCATAACTTGTCAG TATTCCTACTGTAATCTTGGTTGGTCCCTCCTGGCAGCTGATGTTGATGGGAATGGAAAAGCTGATCTGGTTGTGGGCTCTCCATATGCACCAGGtggtgggaagcagagaggaTTTGTGGTTGCATTTTACTCTCATATCAACAGGAGTGACCAAG GACTCCTGTCAGTACAGGATGCCAACTGGATGatggagggggaagaaaactATGCTTGGTTTGGATTTTCACTTGCCAGCTGCCACCTGGAGAACATAACATTATTGCTGATTGGTAGCCCTACATGGAAGACTTGTTCTAG CTGCAAGACCCTCTTGTCGGATGTCAGACAGAGTGTTGGGAAGGTGTACGGGTATAACCCACCAAGTACAGAGCGCTGGTTTGAGATAACTGGAGACAAG GAGATGGGCAGAATGGGTTTGTCTCTGGCCAGTGGTGTGATGTCTGTGGCCGGGAACACAAGAAAAGTTTTGGTGGTGGGTGCACCTACTGCAG acagCCTGTCTAGGATTTTATTTATGTCCTCAGTGCTGCATCAAGCTGGACTGGCTCTGGTATATGACCTGTCAAACAGCACCAAGCCTTCTTTGCTCAGCACATTCAGTGGGGACAGAAGGTTTTCTCGTTTCGGAGGAGACATTTACTTAAGTGATCTGGATAATGATGGGCTAG ATGAAATGATTGTGGCATCCCCACTGCGAACTAACGGTGTCACCTCAATCCTGGCTGGTGCGGCAGCTGGCCGCGTTTATATTTACAACGGCAGACAGGCATCCTCGGGGAATGTCACAGGCCACTGCACATCATGGACATCTCCCTGTCCTGAGGACTGG gcaCAGTATGTTCTGATTTCTCCTGAG GAACTATCAAGATTTGGGAGTTCCATTACCACTGTGAAATCTGAAAGAAAG AAAGAAGTTGTAGTGGCAGCAGAGAGAAGTTCTGCAAAAGCTCGGCTTGGTGGAAGGCTTTTTGTCTACTCACTCTAA
- the GPLD1 gene encoding phosphatidylinositol-glycan-specific phospholipase D isoform X5 has translation MLQTKIIEGMFHDVSEDTHWSPFLKASIDYIRRNYPQPWEEATEKLVAFLFGIASHVVADVSWHSLGIDQGFLKAMGEIDFHGSYSEAHSVGDFGGDVVSQFELDFSYLASSWYVPVKDLAAIYKEFYGKEIITESTIAECTYLLFFELHGERLLVGKLFPTFASKSTFLVEKFHEYFLGGVDDMAFWTNNIFELTSHMLENGASSCYLPENPLFINCTKEHKDNHVRNKQSKHEHHKNTTSLLTETLEKNINYTERGVQFNIQPWATKSLRLINHAFKTNVWRALGATHQKSSKHISKPAASYFLTSPYARLGWALISADLNQDGYEDLVAGAPGYSTMGHVQIGRVYVVYSNQSGLPPEDMDLDGKADQVLQGHQPSGRFGSALAVLDFNEDGVPDLAVGAPSVGSQFLTYKGAVYVYFGTEGRGLAPEPNVTITCQYSYCNLGWSLLAADVDGNGKADLVVGSPYAPGGGKQRGFVVAFYSHINRSDQGLLSVQDANWMMEGEENYAWFGFSLASCHLENITLLLIGSPTWKTCSSCKTLLSDVRQSVGKVYGYNPPSTERWFEITGDKEMGRMGLSLASGVMSVAGNTRKVLVVGAPTADSLSRILFMSSVLHQAGLALVYDLSNSTKPSLLSTFSGDRRFSRFGGDIYLSDLDNDGLDEMIVASPLRTNGVTSILAGAAAGRVYIYNGRQASSGNVTGHCTSWTSPCPEDWAQYVLISPEELSRFGSSITTVKSERKKEVVVAAERSSAKARLGGRLFVYSL, from the exons ATGCTTCAAACCAAAATCATAGAAG GAATGTTCCATGATGTATCTGAAGACACTCACTGGTCACCATTTCTCAAAGCAAGTATTGACTACATCAGAAGGAATTATCCTCAGCCTTGGGAAGAG GCTACAGAGAAGCTGGTGGCTTTCCTGTTTGGAATTGCTTCACATGTGGTGGCAGATGTTAGCTGGCATAGCCTGGGCATTGACCAAGGATTTCTAAAGGCCATGGGAGAA atTGATTTTCATGGTTCATACTCAGAAGCTCACAGTGTTGGAGATTTTG GAGGAGATGTAGTGAGTCAGTTTGAGCTGGACTTCAGTTATCTGGCATCGAGTTG gtatgTACCTGTCAAAGACCTAGCAGCTATCTATAAGGAATTTTATGGAAAAGAGATCATAACTGAAAGCACAATTGCTGAATGTACTTATCTGCTGTTTTTTGAACT gcatgGAGAAAGGCTTCTTGTTGGCAAG CTTTTCCCAACATTTGCTAGTAAATCTACATTTCTGGTGGAGAAGTTCCATGAATATTTCCTTGGAGGAGTGGATGACATGGCATTCTGGACCAACAACATTTTTGAGCTGACGAGCCATATGCTAGAGAATGGAGCCAG TAGCTGCTACCTGCCTGAGAACCCACTGTTCATAAACTGCACAAAGGAGCACAAGGACAACCACGT CAGaaacaaacaatcaaaacaTGAACATCACAAGAATACAACTTCTTTGCTTACAGAAACACTTGAGAAGAATATAAACTATACAGAGAGAGGAGTTCAATTCAACATACAGCCTTGGGCAACA aaatccCTCCGCTTGATAAACCATGCTTTTAAAACCAATGTGTGGAGAGCATTAGGAGCTACACATCAGAAATCTTCTAAGCACATCTCCAAGCCAGCAGCTTCATATTTTCTGACTTCACCCTATGCTAGGCTTGGATG GGCACTGATCTCAGCTGACCTAAACCAGGATGGATATGAAGATCTGGTGGCTGGAGCACCAGGGTACAGCACCATGGGCCATGTTCAGATAGGAAGGGTGTATGTGGTCTACAGCAACCAGTCAGGTTTGCCACCAGAGGACATGGATCTGGATGGGAAAGCTGACCAAGTACTACAGGGTCATCAG CCTTCAGGAAGATTTGGTTCTGCCTTGGCAGTCCTGGACTTCAATGAGGATGGAGTGCCAGATCTGGCAGTTGGAGCACCTTCTGTGGGATCTCAGTTTCTTACTTACAAA GGTGCTGTATATGTCTACTTTGGAACTGAGGGAAGAGGCTTGGCACCCGAGCCAAACGTTACCATAACTTGTCAG TATTCCTACTGTAATCTTGGTTGGTCCCTCCTGGCAGCTGATGTTGATGGGAATGGAAAAGCTGATCTGGTTGTGGGCTCTCCATATGCACCAGGtggtgggaagcagagaggaTTTGTGGTTGCATTTTACTCTCATATCAACAGGAGTGACCAAG GACTCCTGTCAGTACAGGATGCCAACTGGATGatggagggggaagaaaactATGCTTGGTTTGGATTTTCACTTGCCAGCTGCCACCTGGAGAACATAACATTATTGCTGATTGGTAGCCCTACATGGAAGACTTGTTCTAG CTGCAAGACCCTCTTGTCGGATGTCAGACAGAGTGTTGGGAAGGTGTACGGGTATAACCCACCAAGTACAGAGCGCTGGTTTGAGATAACTGGAGACAAG GAGATGGGCAGAATGGGTTTGTCTCTGGCCAGTGGTGTGATGTCTGTGGCCGGGAACACAAGAAAAGTTTTGGTGGTGGGTGCACCTACTGCAG acagCCTGTCTAGGATTTTATTTATGTCCTCAGTGCTGCATCAAGCTGGACTGGCTCTGGTATATGACCTGTCAAACAGCACCAAGCCTTCTTTGCTCAGCACATTCAGTGGGGACAGAAGGTTTTCTCGTTTCGGAGGAGACATTTACTTAAGTGATCTGGATAATGATGGGCTAG ATGAAATGATTGTGGCATCCCCACTGCGAACTAACGGTGTCACCTCAATCCTGGCTGGTGCGGCAGCTGGCCGCGTTTATATTTACAACGGCAGACAGGCATCCTCGGGGAATGTCACAGGCCACTGCACATCATGGACATCTCCCTGTCCTGAGGACTGG gcaCAGTATGTTCTGATTTCTCCTGAG GAACTATCAAGATTTGGGAGTTCCATTACCACTGTGAAATCTGAAAGAAAG AAAGAAGTTGTAGTGGCAGCAGAGAGAAGTTCTGCAAAAGCTCGGCTTGGTGGAAGGCTTTTTGTCTACTCACTCTAA